A region from the Triticum urartu cultivar G1812 chromosome 1, Tu2.1, whole genome shotgun sequence genome encodes:
- the LOC125527562 gene encoding pentatricopeptide repeat-containing protein At2g17210-like yields the protein MAIGTAAAAAVRRSLGAAVPDLAVAHLCCPSTPVTYNAAHLPPTPATLLALLRRAPAPAPHPTTAVHACLLKTAYFRPGGCTVPNSLLASYATSGDSLAAAKLFDEMPLRDVASWTSMMRAHLAGGSASQALCMFRDMLAGGDDAPEPDGVVLVVALRACAELEDLALGASLHALMERRGLQGCDVFVANSLVDMYARCLDLQSAKKVFDMTLSRNVVSWNTMLSGLARTGRATDALDLLASSSSLLKEGSDIGFDETTLVVLLQLCKRLEGGQAMWCRSVHAAAVRRGLLLSSTGLPLLNALLDAYAKCGLLEHTVRLFRGMPERNIVTWSTVIAGCVHNGRPGEAIACAVVMREAGETPNSVTILSVLEACADCAEMAASRCAHGMALRSGLALERDVSNALVDMYGKCGNLAAATRVFNAMPRRDVLTWNSMIGALGMNGRARDALALLDRMEQEWDIMPNGVTMLAVLSACAHGGLVEEGVACFERMTATHSVEPQVEHLSCVVDMLARAGDLEGAARVIEERISTSSSPAAWSALLSACRGYSSDSSVGRDAACRVLELEPGNAAGYLMSMGVPGAGETAARMRQLMRERGVGVTGGHSMVQVGCNAHSFMSWDGCHPDRGQVYSMLHLLHQQMLPPTPPHPNHHHLTLLSHKCHD from the coding sequence ATGGCAATCGGaacggcagcagcggcggcggtgcggcgcAGCCTCGGCGCCGCAGTCCCGGACCTCGCCGTCGCCCACCTCTGCTGCCCCTCGACCCCCGTCACCTACAACGCAGCCCACCTCCCGCCCACGCCGGCcaccctcctcgccctcctccgccgcgcgcccgcgcccgcgccgcaCCCCACCACCGCCGTGCACGCCTGCCTCCTCAAGACGGCCTACTTCCGCCCGGGGGGCTGCACCGTCCCCAACTCGCTGCTCGCCTCCTACGCAACATCCGGCGACTCCCTTGCCGCGGCGAAGCTGTTCGACGAAATGCCTCTTAGGGACGTCGCATCCTGGACCTCCATGATGCGGGCACACCTCGCGGGGGGCTCGGCCTCCCAGGCCCTGTGCATGTTCAGGGACATGCTCGCTGGCGGCGACGACGCACCGGAGCCGGACGGGGTCGTCCTCGTCGTCGCGCTCCGCGCCTGCGCCGAGCTCGAGGACCTGGCGCTCGGGGCCTCCCTGCACGCCCTCATGGAGCGCCGTGGGCTGCAGGGCTGCGATGTCTTCGTCGCCAACTCGCTCGTCGACATGTACGCCAGGTGCCTGGACCTGCAGTCCGCCAAGAAGGTGTTCGACATGACCCTGAGCAGGAACGTGGTGTCCTGGAACACCATGCTCTCCGGACTCGCGCGCACCGGCCGTGCCACCGACGCGCTAGACCTTCTTGCCTCCTCCTCGTCCTTGCTGAAAGAGGGCAGCGACATCGGCTTCGATGAGACGACGTTGGTGGTGCTGCTTCAGCTGTGCAAGAGGCTCGAGGGCGGCCAGGCCATGTGGTGCCGGTCTGTCCATGCCGCGGCCGTGAGGAGGGGGCTCCTATTGTCCTCGACAGGCCTGCCTCTGTTGAACGCCCTGCTGGACGCATACGCCAAGTGCGGCCTGCTTGAGCACACGGTCAGGCTGTTCCGCGGCATGCCTGAGAGGAACATCGTCACGTGGAGCACCGTCATCGCTGGATGCGTCCACAATGGCCGGCCTGGCGAGGCGATCGCGTGCGCCGTCGTGATGAGGGAGGCCGGGGAGACGCCCAACTCGGTCACCATACTGAGCGTCCTCGAGGCATGCGCAGACTGTGCGGAGATGGCAGCGTCGAGATGCGCCCACGGCATGGCGCTCAGGAGTGGGCTAGCCTTGGAGCGGGACGTCAGCAACGCTCTGGTGGACATGTATGGTAAATGCGGCAACCTGGCTGCGGCGACGAGGGTGTTCAATGCGATGCCGCGAAGGGACGTGCTCACCtggaactccatgattggcgctcTGGGGATGAATGGCCGCGCACGTGATGCCCTCGCCCTCCTCGACAGGATGGAGCAGGAATGGGACATCATGCCGAACGGTGTCACGATGCTGGCCGTGCTGTCGGCATGCGCGCACGGAGGTCTGGTAGAGGAGGGCGTGGCCTGCTTCGAGAGGATGACGGCGACACACTCGGTTGAGCCACAGGTGGAGCACCTATCGTGCGTCGTCGACATGCTCGCGCGTGCAGGGGACCTTGAGGGGGCCGCTAGGGTCATCGAGGAGAGGATATCCACCAGCAGCAGTCCAGCAGCCTGGAGTGCGCTGCTAAGCGCCTGCAGAGGCTACAGCAGCGACTCGAGTGTTGGACGTGATGCTGCCTGCCGCGTCCTGGAGTTGGAGCCGGGCAATGCGGCGGGGTACCTGATGTCGATGGGCGTGCCCGGCGCTGGCGAGACGGCAGCGCGGATGCGACAGCTGATGAGGGAGAGGGGAGTAGGGGTGACTGGCGGACACAGCATGGTGCAGGTGGGGTGCAATGCTCACAGCTTCATGTCATGGGATGGATGCCACCCTGACAGAGGGCAGGTTTACTCCATGCTACATCTCCTGCATCAACAGATGCTGCCGCCTACTCCTCCACATCCAAACCACCATCATCTTACCTTATTATCACACAAGTGTCATGATTAA